In the genome of Rhopalosiphum padi isolate XX-2018 chromosome 1, ASM2088224v1, whole genome shotgun sequence, the window attgttgaaaaaaatgattcaataaaaaactatagtGTGTAatgtattggaaaaaaaatgtaaatagattttcaattttcacaatattaatgtattatattatatttacagaaaTTAATACATAACTTACTATACACACTACGGGTCTTTATGACCATTTTCTTCTAGTTTAACTAATCCTAATTTTTTAGCTTCAACTTCGTATACTAGAAGTCTCCACATTTTTACAACAAACACTTCAGCTTCTTCGTCAAGTACCATCTGAACATCATCGAGTATAGCTTGAGGACTACTACCAGCTAACACTTTTGAACATataaaatctaccagtgttggcTCTGGCTCaccaatatattcaataatttttttatttatccacGGCCTAATACGTTTTTCCATCAATTGGTTGTCAACTACAGTCCAATCAAGATGAAACGAGAACAAGTCATCTTTATCAGTGGGAATGCGCTCAATTAACTGACgaatactttttttcttttcttcgaCAGCTTTactttcttcttcttttttatcAGTATAATCAAGAGGAaccaattttcttttttttggcCTAGGCAATTCTTCATCATCGTTGTTAAACACGTCTTTAACATCCATTCTTTTCTTAATCATCATAGTGGTAGGTTGGGTCATAGGTGCGAATTCAGGTGGAGGTGTTTGAGACTCAACACTGGGTGGTGTAGCTGGTTGCTGTGGACTGGGTGTTAATGCCTTATCCATAATATGTCTCTGGCGTTCCTGTTCAACTTctatgtttttttgattttcaatttctttttcAATTTCCATTTCATaacgttttaatttatctttttgtttttctgcaacatctattaataattttggcTTATACATTTCCTCTCTGGCTTTTAATATTTTGGCAAATTCGTATTCTGGATCTTTATGATCACCGTTATATATTTTGTCCCGAATGGCTTCCAGTTCATCTTTCTCTTTTTGTCGATCTCTTCCATCTTCTTCTATTTCTTTTTCACGCAGTTCAATTCGTTTTTGCAAATCTCTGCCTTTATAATACTTCTGATCGTCTTTTTCATCATCATAATCTTCTAAAAACTCTTTTAGTTTTTTGGCATTTCTTTCTCTTTCTTCTTCTATCATTTGTTTTTTAGCACGTTCTTTagatagttccttttttttttgattttctctGATTTCCCATTGTTTACGTTTCTCTTGATATGCTATTTCTCTTTCTCTTCGTCTATCATCTTCTTTCTTTAACTCTAGCTCTTCTTCTTCCATTTCTTTTTCTCGTAATCTATTTTTATCGTAGTGCCCTCTGCTTTTTTCTGGTTCTTTTTCTTTACGATTTTCTTTGTCAATACTTTTTTCTCTATCTTTTTTTTCTCGTTCCCTTTCTTTATCTCTTCTTTCTTTCTTTTCCCTGTCACGTTTATCTCTTTCATCTCTTTCCCTTTCTCTTTTGTctctttcttctttttctttatCTCTTTTATCTCGTTCTTCTCTGCGACGTATCCTTCTATTTTCTTCAGAATCTGGACTTTCTGGAGTAGCATGTCTTCCatttagtttttctttttcttgTTTCTTTTTTCTTTCAACTTCCTTTTCTTCTTCTCGTTTTTTCATGACTTCTCGAAACTTGCCTATTTctcgaaaaattaaatttttcttttcatcTTCATTTGGTACCATATCAAATCCAACACCATCAACTATGCTTGGTTTGTCTTCTTCTTCATTTTGTTTACCTTCTTTAGTCATTTCATCATTGTGCTCtgtaattatactattaattctTTGTCTACAATATACTTCAAATTGTTGATTTTCTTCAGAATCATCAGCACCTTTTTTTTCTGCCTTAAACTGATCTAATGTTTCTTGCGCCTTTGCATCTACTTTCACTACAAGCTTTTTACCGCCTACTTCCATATCATGTAAAACTTTGATGGCACGCAAGGCAGCTTCAGCTCCATAATATTCACAAAAACCAAATCCTTGTACTCTTTTCCAAGAAGCGATATTTCCACAAGTTGCTAAAATGTGTCTAATCATAGTGTCCGGAGCTTTCTCAGAAATGTTTCCAACGAATACAGTAATGGGTGGTTCTGAAGGCGTTGGCTGACGGAAATTTTTACGAGTAGCGCGTGGATTGAAACGTGGAGGGGCAGAGACCACATGAGGCGTTACAGGTACAACTAATGGAGCTTGTTGCATTGGAGACCAAACCATAGATTGA includes:
- the LOC132917825 gene encoding RNA-binding protein 25-like is translated as MDDPNLNTPASSAGFLPTTSPNYLVMPFTPTVPSVPMPQSMVWSPMQQAPLVVPVTPHVVSAPPRFNPRATRKNFRQPTPSEPPITVFVGNISEKAPDTMIRHILATCGNIASWKRVQGFGFCEYYGAEAALRAIKVLHDMEVGGKKLVVKVDAKAQETLDQFKAEKKGADDSEENQQFEVYCRQRINSIITEHNDEMTKEGKQNEEEDKPSIVDGVGFDMVPNEDEKKNLIFREIGKFREVMKKREEEKEVERKKKQEKEKLNGRHATPESPDSEENRRIRRREERDKRDKEKEERDKRERERDERDKRDREKKERRDKEREREKKDREKSIDKENRKEKEPEKSRGHYDKNRLREKEMEEEELELKKEDDRRREREIAYQEKRKQWEIRENQKKKELSKERAKKQMIEEERERNAKKLKEFLEDYDDEKDDQKYYKGRDLQKRIELREKEIEEDGRDRQKEKDELEAIRDKIYNGDHKDPEYEFAKILKAREEMYKPKLLIDVAEKQKDKLKRYEMEIEKEIENQKNIEVEQERQRHIMDKALTPSPQQPATPPSVESQTPPPEFAPMTQPTTMMIKKRMDVKDVFNNDDEELPRPKKRKLVPLDYTDKKEEESKAVEEKKKSIRQLIERIPTDKDDLFSFHLDWTVVDNQLMEKRIRPWINKKIIEYIGEPEPTLVDFICSKVLAGSSPQAILDDVQMVLDEEAEVFVVKMWRLLVYEVEAKKLGLVKLEENGHKDP